The genomic DNA TCGCCGTCAACGACCGCTCCCCCGACCCGCAGCTCACCGCGGACCTCGCCGCCCTCGCCGGCCGCGGCCTGTTCCACCTCGTCGAGAACGAGCGCAACCTCGGCTTCGTCCGCTCGGTCAACCGCGCCCTCGGCCTGCGCCAGGGCCGCGCCGTCGTCCTGCTCAACTCCGACGCTGAAGTCTTCGGCGACTGGCTCGACCGCCTCGTCGCCCACGCTGAGCCTGAGACAGGCCCCTCCGCCGAGCCGCGCCCGCCCGTGGGCAGCGTCACGCCCCTGTCCAACAACGCCACGATCTGCTCCTACCCGCGCTTCAACGCCAACAACACCATGCCGCTGGAGATCGCCCGGCCCGACCTCGACCGCGTGGCCGCGCAGGTCAATCGCGGCCGCGCCGTGCCCGTGCCCACCGGCGTCGGCTTCTGCATGTACATGACCGCCGCCGCCCTCGACGCCGTCGGCGACCTCGACGCCGAGGCCTTCGGCAAGGGCTACGGCGAGGAGAACGACTGGTGCCTGCGCGCCATCAAGGCCGGCTTCGTCAACCTGCTCGCCGAGGACGTGTTCGTCCACCACGCCGGCCAGATCTCGTTCGGGCTCGACGCGGGCGGCGAGTACGACCAGGGCCAGGCAGCGCTGCTCGCCAAGCACCCCGACTATCCGGCCCGGGTCGGGCAGTTCGTCCAGGCCGATCCCGGCCGGCGCGGGCGGGCGCGGCTCGACCGGGCGCGGCTGGCCCGGCACTTCGCCGGCCGGGCGCTGCTGTACGTGACGCACAGCTGGGGCGGGGGCATCCAGCGGCACATCGACGACATGGTCGCGCAGGCCCGGGCCGAGGGCCTGAGCGTGGTGCTGCTGCAGATCGACCGGACCCGCAACCTCGAGGTCCACGTCTCGTATCGCGGCCCCGAGTTCCTGTACCTGCCCAACCTCGACAGCCTGTACCTGCCGCGCGACGCGGCCGAGCTCGCGGAGTTCGTCGGGCAGCTGGCGCCGGTCCTGATCCACGTGCACTCGCTGGCGGGCTTGCGCTGGGCGGCGGCGCGGGCGCTGATGGCGGTGGTGGCGGGCGCGGGGCGGCCCTACGCGTGGACGCTGCACGACTACTCGCCGGTGTGCCACCGCAACCACCTGGTGCAGCCGGACGGGCGCTACTGCGGCCTGGCGCCGGTGGCGGAGTGCCGGTCGTGCCTGGCGGTGGACGCGGACGGGTTCGAGGAGCCGGATCCGGGCGAGCGGCGGGCGGCGTTCGGGGCGTTCCTGGCGGGCGCCGCGCGGGTGTTCGCGCCGTCCTCCGACACGGCGAGCCGGATCCGGACGGTGTACCCGGACCTCGCGGTCACGGTGCGGCCGCACGTCGAGCCGGAGCGGTCGGTGCGCTCGACCGCCCTCCAGCGGCCTGGCCGAATCCGCCGCGTCGCCGTGCTCGGCGCGATCAGCGCCACGAAGGGCGGCCTGTTCCTGCAGGCGCTCGCCACCGACGCGCGGGACCGCGACCTGCCGCTGCACTTCGCGATCGTGGGCTACTCGGACCCGGCCCTGGCGATCGGCCTGGAGCGCGTCGGGGTCGCCCAGACCGGGCGCTATTCCGGGGACCACGAGGCCCTGGACCTGGTCTGGCGGCTCTCGGCCGACCTCGTGCTGCTGCCGGCGATCTGGCCCGAGACCTACTCGTACGCGCTGACCCTGGCGCTGCGCACCGGCCTGCCGGTGGCGGCCTTCGACCTCGGCGCGCCGGCCGAGCGGCTGCGCGCCTACCCGAACGGGCACCTGCTCCCCGGCGCGCTGGCCACCGATCCGGCCGCCTTCAACGACCGCCTGCTCGCCATCGACGTCTCGGCCGCGGGCCGGCTCACCGTGCCGATCCGGGCCGCCACCTACGGCGACCTGATGGGCGACTATTACGGCTTGGACCCGGCGCCGGCCGGGACCGGGCACCCCAGCGACGAGGACGCCGCATGATCTCCGTCAACGAGGACATGAAGCAGGAGATGCTGCGCCGCGGCATCTCGGTGCTGCACCCGGCCCCGTTCGGCCTGCCGGAGGATTGCGTCTTCGAGCCGCCGTGCAGCATCAAGTGGATGGGCGTCGATTACTGCCTCACCATGGGGGCGTTCTCGTACGCGGTCAGCGGCTACTATTTCGGGGCCGACATCGCCCGCTACTGCTCGATCGGCGAGAGCGTCCAGGTCGGGCGCGGCAGCCACCCGGTCCAGTGCGGCTCGACCTCGCCGCTGTTCTACACGCACCACTCGGCCGTGTTCGACCGCATCGACCCGCGGGCGGAGGATTACGAGATCTCCGGCCCGTATCTCTGGCCCAAGCGCGTGCGCATCGGCAACGACGTCTATATCGGCCACGGCGCCTTCCTGATGCCCGACATCACGATCGGCGACGGGGCGGTGATCGGCGCCATGGCGGTGGTGACCAAGGACGTGCCGCCCTACGCGATCGTGGCCGGCAGCCCCGCCCGGATCGTGAAGATGCGCTTCCCGGACGCGCTGATCGAGCGCTACCTGAAGGTGCAATGGTGGCGCTACGCCTTCTGGGACCTGCGCCAGTGCTCGATCACCGACCCGGAGACGTTCATCGACGCCGTCGAGGAGCGGATCGCCGGGGGCATGCAGGAATACCGGCCGGAGCTGATCCCGATCCGGTCGCTGGTGCCGGGCGCCTGAGCCCAGGCACCTGAGGCCGGGCGCCCGCCGGGACGCGCCCCGCGCCGGGGCGTCCGGGGCGGCACGCTCAGCCCGCCAGCACCCGCGCCGCCGCGTCGCCGAGAGCCCGCACGCCGAGGGCGAGGTCGGCGTCGCTGGTATCCTCCGCCCAGTGGTGGCTGATGCCGCCGATCGAGGGCACGAACAGCATCGCGGCCGGCAGGATCCGGGCGACGTTCTGGGCGTCGTGCCCGGCCCCCGACGGCATCACCTGCCACCCGCCGGGGCAGACGCTCTCGGCCGCCTCCGAGAGGGCGCGCATCAGGGCCGGGTCGCAGGGGGCGGGGATCGCCTTGGCCAGGGCCGTCAGCGTGGCCGGGCAGCGCTCGCGCCGGTTCGAGTCCCGCACCAGCGCCTCCAGGCAGGCCTCCATCCGCTCCAGCACGGGCATCGCCACGTCGCGGAACTGGAAATACACCTCGGCCCGCCCCGGGATGATGCTGAAGCCGCCGGGATCCAGGGTGATCCGTCCCGTGGTCCAGGTGCTGCGCGGCCCGCAGACCTTCGGGAATTCCCGGTCGATCGCCGCGAGCAGCCGCACCGCCGAGAGACCCGCGTCCCGGCGCTCCGCCATGGTGGTGCCGCCCGCGTGGTCCTGGTTGCCGGCGAAGTCGATCCGGAACTGCCAGATCGCCACGATGCCGCTCACCACGCCGAGATGCAGGCCGGCGGATTCGAGCTGCGTGCCCTGCTCGATGTGCATCTCGAGGAAGCCGCGGTAGCGGTCCGGGTCGAGCCGCGTCCGGGGCAGGCCGGCGAGGCCGGCGCTCGCGAGCGCCGCGCGGAGCGGCGTGCCGTCGGTGCGGTTGCGGGCCTCGTCGATCTCGGCCTCGGTCAGGTCGCCGATCGCCGAGCGGCTGCCCAGGAAGCCCCCCGAGAAGTGCCCCTCCTCGTCCGCGAAGGCGACGACGTCGACGGGCAGCCCGGCGCGGGCCAGAGCGACCCCGGCCACGACGCCCAGCGCCCCGTCGAGCCAGCCGGCCTCGTTCTGCGTCTCGATGTGGCTGCCGACCAGCAGGTGCGGGCCCGGCCCGCGGTGGCGCCCGAGCACGTTGCCGATCCCGTCGATGGAGGCCTCCAGGCCGCAGGCCTCGAGCCGGGCCATCAGCCAGCGCCGGGATTCCATGTCGTCGGCCGAGAAGGTCGGCCGGTGGACGCCGGTGCGGAACCGGCCGATCTCGCGCAGTTCGTACAGGTCGGCCAGGAAGGCCCGGGTGTCGATCGCGGTCATGGTGAGCCCAGGCGATGAGGCCGAGTGTTGAGGCCAAGTGTTGAGGCCGAGTGAGGCGGCCACGTGGAGAGGCCTCCGGCGGTGCAAGCCCCGTGCGGCCCGCTATTCCGCCGCCGCAGGTCTCGAGGCCGCGCCCTGCGCGCCACCCCCCGCGCCCTCCAGCCAGGCGGCGAGATCGGCCCGGGCCCGGTCGGTGAGCGCGCGCTTCTTCAGCGCCGCCTTCTCGGGCCCGCGCAGGCGCCGGCCGGTCTCGTTGCGGGGGGCCCGCTCGAGCGGCGGGAACAGGCCGAAATTCACGTTCATCGGCTGGAACGAGCGCGGGGCGTTGGCCTCCCCGTCCGCCATCAGGTGGCCGCCGGTGATGTGGGCGATGAGCGCGCCGAGGGCCGTGCTCTGGGGCAGGGGGGCGAGGGGGGCGCCGGCCGCCTCCGCGACGGCGAAGCGGCCGGCCATCAGCCCGACCGCGGCGCTCTCGACGTAGCCCTCGCAGCCGGTGATCTGCCCGGCGAAGCGCAAGGTCGGACGGGCCCGCAGCCGGAGGGTGGCGTCGAGGAGGCGCGGGCTGTCGAGGTAGGTGTTGCGGTGCAGGCCGCCGAGGCGGGCGAACTCGGCCCGCTCCAGGCCGGGGATCATGCGGAAGACCCGCACCTGCTCGGCGTAGGTCAGCTTCGTCTGGAAGCCGACCATGTTGTACAGGGTGCCCAGCGCGTTGTCCTGGCGCAGCTGCACGATCGCGCAGGGCTTGACCAGCGGGTCGCGGGGATTGGTGAGCCCCACGGGCTTCATCGGCCCGTGGCGCAGCGTCTCGGGGCCGCGCTCGGCCATGACCTCGACGGGCAGGCAGCCGTCGAAATAGGGCGTGCCCTCCCACTGCTTGAACCCGATCTTCTCGCCCGCCACGAGGGCGGCCACGAAGGCGTCGTACTGCTCCCGGGTCATCGGGCAGTTGAGGTAGTCCGCGCCCGTGCCGCCGGGTCCCGGCTTGTCGTAGCGGGACTGGAACCACGCCACGTCCATGTCGATCGAGTCGCGGTGGACGATCGGCGCGATCGCGTCGAAGAAGGCCAGCGACTCGGCGCCGGTGAGCCCGCGGATGCCCTCGGCCAGCGCCGGCGCGGTGAGCGGGCCGGTGGCGACGATGCAGGGGCCCCATTCCTCCGGCGGCAGGCCCTCGACCTCCCCGCGGACGAGGGTGACGTTCGGGTGCTGCTCCAGGGCCCGGGTCACCGCGGCGGAGAAGCCCTCGCGGTCGACCGCCAGCGCCCCGCCCGCCGGCACCTGGTTGGCGTCGGCCGCCCGCATGATCAGCGAGCTCAAGGAGCGCATCTCCTGGTGCAGCAGCCCGACGGCGTTGCCCTCGGGGTCGTCCGACCGGAACGAGTTGGAGCAGACGAGCTCGGCCAGCCCGTCGGTGCGGTGCGCCTCGGTGCCGCGCACCGGGCGCATCTCGTGGATCACGGCGCGGTGCCCGGCTTCGGCCACCTGCCAGGCGGCCTCGGATCCGGCGAGGCCGCCGCCGACGATGTGGATGGTCTGTGTCATGTCCGAGAATAGCGAAGGACCGCCGTCCGGATCAACGGGCGGCGGTCCTTCGAGGCATTCGTCTCGGGCGCTGTGGCGCGGACGCGGGGATCAGACGCGGGCGACGCCGCGGATCTCGCTGCGGTTGATGCCGAGATCGGCAAGATCGCGGTCCGACAGGCGGGACAGCTGGGTGACGGTGTCGCGGTACCGGAGATAGGCGCGGACGCGGCTCAGGACGCTACGGGCGGCGGACATGGTGTGCTGTGACCTCTGCTCGGGCAGACGATGGCGCCCCATTGCGCATCGCTGCCTCTTGTTGGTGCAACGCACATATAATCGCGCCGCAGCGCAGCAGGAGTCGTAAGGTCAAGCACCAGACCTGCGAAAATCGCATAACCGGCTTAAGAAACCGGCAAGGTTTCTGGATGGTCATTCTTTGTGCGCATGCAGAGCGAAGAAGGGCCTTCCGCACGCGCGAAGGGCGCCCCGCCGGTCGGCGGGACGCCCTGCATGCCGTCTGACGAACTCGGACGGGGGCTCAGTAGAACGGGCGCGGCCCGTAGAAGCCGTAGGGCCGGTAGAAGGGCCGCGGCCGGTAGTAACCGCCGTACCCGCCGTAATAGACCGGGCGCCGCCAGTAGCCGTAGGGCCGGGGGCCCCAGTTCGGCCGGCAGATGCCCCACGGATTGGGATGGAAGCCGGGGCCGCAGCCCCCGGCCGCCTCGGCAGACCCCGCGAGCCCGAGGCCGCCGGCGATCGCGGCGGCCATCACGAGTGCCTTCGCGCGCGGTGCGCTCAGAATCGTCATGACTGGATCTCCTCAACGTTTCCGGCGGATCGGGAGCCGGTCGTTCGAGATTCGGTCCCGCCACCTGAACCGTCGCTGAGCCGTAGGTTGTGTCCGGTACAGGCCCGCGACGGCGCCGCGGCAACGCCGCTCGGAGCGCGAAGGTTGCACGCTCCGGGTCGCGGCCTCAGTGCAGCGAGGGCGTGCGCAGGAACCGCTCCCGATCCCCGGAGATGAGGGCGAGCTTCACGCCGCGCCCCTCCCGGCGGATCGTGAGGGGGACCCGCACCCCGGCCTCACCCAGGGCCCAGACGCTCCGGAACAGGGCGGCGAGGTCGGCCACCGGCTCGCCGGCCACCGCCTCGATCACGTCGCCGGCCTGGAGGCCGCCGGTCTCGGCCGGGCCGTTATCGGCGAGGCCCATCACGACGATGCCCTCCTCGCTCTCGGTGGCGTAGAGGCCGAGCCAGGGGCGGGGCGGCCGGTCGGCCCGCCCGCGCGTGGCGAGGTCCTCGAGGATCGGCGTCAGCAGATCGATGGGCACGACCATGTTGATCGGCCGCGCCGCGCCGCCGCCGCCCTGCTGCAGCTGCAGCGAGCCGATGCCCAGCAGGTCGCCCTGGGGGCCGATCAGCGCGGTCCCGCCCCAGTGCGGGTGCGCGGGGGCGGTGAACAGGGCCTCGTCGAGGACGTACTCCCAGTAGCCGGCGAATTCCTGCCGGGCCACGACCTCGACGGCAACGCAGCGCTGGCGCCCGCCCGCCCCGGCCAGCACGGCCCGGTCGCCGGTCTTCAGCCCGGCCGAGTGGCCGAGCGGGAGGGCCGGCACGCCGAGATCGCCGAGCGCCTGGACCAGGCCGAAGCCCGTGGCGGCGTCGAAGCCGAGGACGTGGCCGGGCACCGAGCGGCCGTCCCGGGTGGTGAGCCAGACGCTCTCGGCCTCGGTGACGAGGTAGCCGATGGTGAGCACCAGCCCGTCCTCGCGGATCACCACGCCGTTGCCGGCGCGCTCGGTGCCGAGCGTCTCGGCCGTGAACGCGCTGTCCGGGATCCGCGCCGACAGGGCCAGGACCGCGGAGAGCGCCCGGTCGAGGTCGTAGCCGTAATCCGCGGGCCTGGGCTGGGCCTGCGCGGGGATCTTCCACTCGCCCTGCGTCGCCATGACAATCCTTCGGCTCGTCCGCCTGCGCTCCGGTCGGCCCCGGAGCCGCGCCATCGGCACACCATAGGATGTCCGCGCCGCCCGCGTCACCCGCGGCCGGCTGCGACCCGTGGCACGGGCCCGCCCGGGGCGGCCGGGTGCGGCCCGCGGCGGCACCGGCACAAAGAAAAACCGCCCGGCGGAGCCGGGCGGCGCGCCGTCCCGGAGGACGGCCTGTCGGAGATCCGGGAGCCCCCGCCGCGCGGCGGCGGGGAGCCCGGTGTCTCGGAAGGATCTCAGTACTTGCGGACCAGCGGTGCCGGGACCGGCGCGGCGGCCGGGGTCGGCGAGTAGAGCGGCACGATGAACCGGATCCAGCCGTCGGTGGAGTAATCGCTGCGGCTGCGGCCGAACGCGTTGGTGGTCTGCAGGCCGGTCACGACGTCGCGGGCGACGTAGGCCTGGACGGTGAAGATCTTGAAGTCGTAGCCGATGAGGCCGCCGATGGCGAAGCGGCCGCGGTTGCCGGCCGCCGCGCTGGCCTGGCTGATGTCGAAGTTGTAGGTGCCGTAGGCGATCGGACCGATCTCGAAGTTGCCGAACTTCTTGGTCGCCGTGAGGTCGAAGTTCAGCGAGTCCGACAGGCGGATCGGGCCGATGGCGGCGCCGACCTGGCCGGGGAAGCGGCCGGGCGAGTCGTAGATGTTGGCGGTCAGGTTGGCAGTCAGGTTCCAGCCGTCACCCGTGTAGCTGCCGGCGACGCCGAAGCGGTAGGTGTTGGAGGAGAGCTGCGGCAGGACCGGGGTGGCCGTCGTGCCGTTCGCGGTGATGATCGAGCCGCGATCGCCGTTCAGGTCGTTCAGGTAGGCGCCGCCGAGCAAGCTGACGCCGAAGTTGTTGCCGAGGTCGAAGGCCCAGATGCCGCCGACGAAGGTGCCGACGTTGATCGAGATGTCCTTGTTTCGCACGCCCGCCGGGTTGCGGGTGAAGGCGAACACGGTCGGGGGCGCCACGAGCAGCTCGACGCGGCCGCCGAACGGCACGAACGGGGTCGACCAGACCAGGACCGGGATGTTGACGGCCGTGTCGGGATCGTTCCGGCCATCGGTGCGGCGATAGGTGAACGTGTTGATCGCGTAGAGACCCTCCGGCAGCGGCGCGCCGACGGCGAGGCCGACCTGCTCGCCCGGAACCGTCGTGGTCTGCGCCTGCGCGATCGTCGAGGTCATGCCGACCGTGAGCGCGACCGTGCCGGCCGCGAGCCAGTTCTTCATCATTTTCTCATTCCTTCCCAAGGTCATACGGCGTCCGTCCCGCATTCGGCACTTCCCTGCCGGTCTGCTCGCCTATCGCGGCTGCCGGCTTCGGACCTGCCGAGCGCCCCCACGGAGCCTGCCCGTCTCAACGTCTGCGACTATTCTACAGAGACCTGCGGAAAGACAGTGGAATGCTCGCCGAAACGCCACAACCGGCCGAACCGTTGCGCAAAAGCCGCATTTTTGCGGCGATGCAACACTGTCCACAGACCCTGCTCGGATCGCGGTTTCGGCAAAATATCGTTGAACGGTCAAGCTGTTGCCGGCCCGGGCCGCGGGAGAATCCGGCAAAGGCGGGAAGGTGATCGGGCAGGCCGCCGGTCCGGACGCGCGGGCCGGGATCCGGCTCCGAGCCGGTCGGCGGCGGGTCCGGAGCCGGATCCGGCCGCTCGAATCACCGTCCGCGGGCGCGGGGTCCGGCCGAGACCCGGCAGAAACTGCCGCGCCGGCCCGGGAGCGGGTGATCCGTCGCGTCGGACCCGCGCCCGCACTGCACGGGCGGGGGCGCGTCCGGCACGGTCGCCGGTGCGTGCGATGCCCGCCCCCGGAAGGTCCGCCCCCCTCCGCCGCCCCGCTACTCCGCGGCGCGACCGCGGCTCGCGGGTGAGGCGGGCCGCCGCTCCAGCACCTCGCGCAGGAACCGGCCGGTATGGCTGGCCTTGGCGCGGGCGATCTCTTCCGGCGTGCCCTGCGCCACCACCCGGCCGCCGCCGTCGCCGCCCTCGGGACCCATGTCGATCACCCAGTCGGCGGTCTTGATCACTTCGAGGTTGTGCTCGATCACCACCACGGTGTTGCCCTGGTCGACCAGCTCGTGGAGCACCTCCATGAGCTTGGCGACGTCGTGGAAGTGCAGGCCGGTGGTCGGCTCGTCGAGGATGTAGAGGGTGCGGCCGGTGGCGCGCTTCGACAGCTCCTTGGAGAGCTTCACGCGCTGCGCCTCGCCCCCCGACAGGGTGGTGGCCTGCTGGCCGACATGGACGTAGTGCAGGCCGACCCGCTTCAGGGTCTCGAGCTTGTCGCGGATCGCCGGCACCGCCTTGAACAGCTCGGCCGCCTCCTCGACGGTGGAGTCGAGCACGTCGGCGATGGACTTGCCCCGGTACTTCACCTCCAGGGTCTCGCGGTCGTAGCGCTTGCCCTTGCAGACGTCGCAGGTGACGTAGACGTCCGGCAGGAAGTGCATCTCGATCTTGAT from Methylobacterium oryzae includes the following:
- a CDS encoding glycosyltransferase; its protein translation is MRRDSDGTGRISALTRMRRRLGRLRDPLATPAALHRRWAGAATGADLEARLIAALAPHFDTAFYASWYGIAADPVRDYLVHGWRAGRDPRPDFDSAAYLAAHPHLARAGINPLLHALARRRAGRGGAGGEGEAAALPKPDTAEAHRLARRLVDGAFYLAGNPDLAAAGVDPVDHYMASGWREGREPAPHFDTLAYCLSRGITFATRNPLVHYVLHGGPARPDPEAALALRVETLAPYFDAAHYRQRLPGPQAEALADASDAALLRHYVAEGWRARIGPRPDFDPAGYVQARAGSRAVADDPFFRYVAETRLTGAEPFAGPHRLNLPAVDADWYRATYPDVGGREPFLHFAEAGWRELRDPGPGRSTLAALLRVCGLRPARAPVEDTGWLGAIGQETLERDAFLDLQARLVAGHFDHGFYRARYGLSEAEDAVRDYCDTGWRAGRNPRPDFDGQAYADAHPGMRETGLAPLVHRLATALMHGTDIAAGAFHPRYGTPDSREAALADEARTVAPFFDAAFYAKRNPDAADAPLAHFVAYGQHEGRDPSKAFSIAFYRETYGHLLGPGESPFLHYVRTGRAAGLMGCPEDLGTYPPMEAPAADEWDRLPRALPIAQARVVVIVPVYKGRGETLRALHACLSAPQATPFTLLAVNDRSPDPQLTADLAALAGRGLFHLVENERNLGFVRSVNRALGLRQGRAVVLLNSDAEVFGDWLDRLVAHAEPETGPSAEPRPPVGSVTPLSNNATICSYPRFNANNTMPLEIARPDLDRVAAQVNRGRAVPVPTGVGFCMYMTAAALDAVGDLDAEAFGKGYGEENDWCLRAIKAGFVNLLAEDVFVHHAGQISFGLDAGGEYDQGQAALLAKHPDYPARVGQFVQADPGRRGRARLDRARLARHFAGRALLYVTHSWGGGIQRHIDDMVAQARAEGLSVVLLQIDRTRNLEVHVSYRGPEFLYLPNLDSLYLPRDAAELAEFVGQLAPVLIHVHSLAGLRWAAARALMAVVAGAGRPYAWTLHDYSPVCHRNHLVQPDGRYCGLAPVAECRSCLAVDADGFEEPDPGERRAAFGAFLAGAARVFAPSSDTASRIRTVYPDLAVTVRPHVEPERSVRSTALQRPGRIRRVAVLGAISATKGGLFLQALATDARDRDLPLHFAIVGYSDPALAIGLERVGVAQTGRYSGDHEALDLVWRLSADLVLLPAIWPETYSYALTLALRTGLPVAAFDLGAPAERLRAYPNGHLLPGALATDPAAFNDRLLAIDVSAAGRLTVPIRAATYGDLMGDYYGLDPAPAGTGHPSDEDAA
- a CDS encoding CatB-related O-acetyltransferase, with the protein product MISVNEDMKQEMLRRGISVLHPAPFGLPEDCVFEPPCSIKWMGVDYCLTMGAFSYAVSGYYFGADIARYCSIGESVQVGRGSHPVQCGSTSPLFYTHHSAVFDRIDPRAEDYEISGPYLWPKRVRIGNDVYIGHGAFLMPDITIGDGAVIGAMAVVTKDVPPYAIVAGSPARIVKMRFPDALIERYLKVQWWRYAFWDLRQCSITDPETFIDAVEERIAGGMQEYRPELIPIRSLVPGA
- a CDS encoding Zn-dependent hydrolase; the encoded protein is MTAIDTRAFLADLYELREIGRFRTGVHRPTFSADDMESRRWLMARLEACGLEASIDGIGNVLGRHRGPGPHLLVGSHIETQNEAGWLDGALGVVAGVALARAGLPVDVVAFADEEGHFSGGFLGSRSAIGDLTEAEIDEARNRTDGTPLRAALASAGLAGLPRTRLDPDRYRGFLEMHIEQGTQLESAGLHLGVVSGIVAIWQFRIDFAGNQDHAGGTTMAERRDAGLSAVRLLAAIDREFPKVCGPRSTWTTGRITLDPGGFSIIPGRAEVYFQFRDVAMPVLERMEACLEALVRDSNRRERCPATLTALAKAIPAPCDPALMRALSEAAESVCPGGWQVMPSGAGHDAQNVARILPAAMLFVPSIGGISHHWAEDTSDADLALGVRALGDAAARVLAG
- the trmFO gene encoding methylenetetrahydrofolate--tRNA-(uracil(54)-C(5))-methyltransferase (FADH(2)-oxidizing) TrmFO; the encoded protein is MTQTIHIVGGGLAGSEAAWQVAEAGHRAVIHEMRPVRGTEAHRTDGLAELVCSNSFRSDDPEGNAVGLLHQEMRSLSSLIMRAADANQVPAGGALAVDREGFSAAVTRALEQHPNVTLVRGEVEGLPPEEWGPCIVATGPLTAPALAEGIRGLTGAESLAFFDAIAPIVHRDSIDMDVAWFQSRYDKPGPGGTGADYLNCPMTREQYDAFVAALVAGEKIGFKQWEGTPYFDGCLPVEVMAERGPETLRHGPMKPVGLTNPRDPLVKPCAIVQLRQDNALGTLYNMVGFQTKLTYAEQVRVFRMIPGLERAEFARLGGLHRNTYLDSPRLLDATLRLRARPTLRFAGQITGCEGYVESAAVGLMAGRFAVAEAAGAPLAPLPQSTALGALIAHITGGHLMADGEANAPRSFQPMNVNFGLFPPLERAPRNETGRRLRGPEKAALKKRALTDRARADLAAWLEGAGGGAQGAASRPAAAE
- a CDS encoding DUF1127 domain-containing protein; translation: MSAARSVLSRVRAYLRYRDTVTQLSRLSDRDLADLGINRSEIRGVARV
- a CDS encoding GCG_CRPN prefix-to-repeats domain-containing protein, which translates into the protein MTILSAPRAKALVMAAAIAGGLGLAGSAEAAGGCGPGFHPNPWGICRPNWGPRPYGYWRRPVYYGGYGGYYRPRPFYRPYGFYGPRPFY
- a CDS encoding S1C family serine protease; this encodes MATQGEWKIPAQAQPRPADYGYDLDRALSAVLALSARIPDSAFTAETLGTERAGNGVVIREDGLVLTIGYLVTEAESVWLTTRDGRSVPGHVLGFDAATGFGLVQALGDLGVPALPLGHSAGLKTGDRAVLAGAGGRQRCVAVEVVARQEFAGYWEYVLDEALFTAPAHPHWGGTALIGPQGDLLGIGSLQLQQGGGGAARPINMVVPIDLLTPILEDLATRGRADRPPRPWLGLYATESEEGIVVMGLADNGPAETGGLQAGDVIEAVAGEPVADLAALFRSVWALGEAGVRVPLTIRREGRGVKLALISGDRERFLRTPSLH
- a CDS encoding transporter; translation: MMKNWLAAGTVALTVGMTSTIAQAQTTTVPGEQVGLAVGAPLPEGLYAINTFTYRRTDGRNDPDTAVNIPVLVWSTPFVPFGGRVELLVAPPTVFAFTRNPAGVRNKDISINVGTFVGGIWAFDLGNNFGVSLLGGAYLNDLNGDRGSIITANGTTATPVLPQLSSNTYRFGVAGSYTGDGWNLTANLTANIYDSPGRFPGQVGAAIGPIRLSDSLNFDLTATKKFGNFEIGPIAYGTYNFDISQASAAAGNRGRFAIGGLIGYDFKIFTVQAYVARDVVTGLQTTNAFGRSRSDYSTDGWIRFIVPLYSPTPAAAPVPAPLVRKY